Proteins encoded within one genomic window of Theobroma cacao cultivar B97-61/B2 chromosome 7, Criollo_cocoa_genome_V2, whole genome shotgun sequence:
- the LOC18594051 gene encoding putative pentatricopeptide repeat-containing protein At3g15200 — MRPIFKCRSLNSLSRGTIHRKFKFPISYFHFTPIPRNQATNPTFHFLGTIKKLPFFRSFASSGESIDFQQFPDGKYVLELQNILNNHRNSSIEEIEQALDQCEVTMTEGLALDLVRRNRSDWKLAHVFFQWVSKKGENSLGFDVYNEILDVLGKMHRFEELRKVFDEMLEREGLVNEGTFKILLHRYAAADKVEDAMGVFNRRKEFGFKDDVVAFQVLLMCLCRYKHVEFAETLYQSKRREFGYDIKTMNIILNGWCVLGNVHEARRFWKDIIESKCKPDLFTYGTFINALTKKGKLGTAMKLFRGMWEEGCDPDVVICNCVIDALCFKKRIPEALELFREMGERGCVPNVVTYNSLIKHLCKIRRMEKVYEILDEMEEKGGCLPNDVTFNYLLKSLKKPEEVPGVLERMERYGCNMSGDTYNLILKLYMKWGHEERVRCTWDEMEKSGLGPDRRSYTIMIHGLYDKGSIEDALSYFNEMTSKGMVPEPRTEILVNAMKDKLKEQEGEKERKEPGKNGKSLRPRSKRRKEKRTG; from the coding sequence ATGCGCCCCATATTCAAATGCCGATCGTTAAATTCCCTTTCCCGGGGAACCATCCACCGGAAATTCAAATTCCCGATATCCTATTTTCATTTCACCCCAATCCCTCGAAACCAAGCCACAAATCCGACCTTTCATTTTCTGGGTACTATTAAGAAGCTTCCTTTTTTTCGTTCATTTGCTAGTTCTGGTGAAAGCATTGACTTTCAGCAATTCCCAGATGGAAAATATGTTTTGGAactccaaaacattttaaataacCATAGAAATAGCTCAATAGAGGAGATTGAGCAAGCTCTTGATCAATGTGAGGTTACAATGACAGAGGGTTTGGCCTTGGATTTGGTTAGGCGGAACCGGTCTGATTGGAAACTAGCTCACGTTTTCTTCCAATGGGTGTCTAAGAAAGGTGAAAATTCACTTGGTTTTGATGTTTACAATGAAATTCTGGACGTTCTTGGGAAAATGCATCGTTTCGAAGAGCTAAGGAaagtgtttgatgaaatgctCGAAAGAGAAGGACTTGTCAATGAGGGGACTTTTAAGATTTTGCTTCATAGATATGCTGCTGCAGATAAGGTGGAGGATGCGATGGGGGTGTTTAATAGGAGGAAAGAATTCGGATTCAAGGATGATGTGGTTGCGTTTCAAGTTCTTTTGATGTGTTTATGTAGGTATAAGCATGTTGAATTCGCGGAAACTTTGTATCAATCGAAGAGGAGAGAGTTTGGTTATGATATTAAGACAATGAATATTATTCTCAATGGATGGTGTGTTTTAGGGAATGTACATGAGGCTCGCAGGTTTTGGAAGGATATAATTGAGTCGAAATGTAAGCCGGATTTGTTTACGTATGGGACTTTTATAAATGCGTTGACAAAGAAGGGGAAGTTAGGTACTGCAATGAAGTTGTTTCGAGGAATGTGGGAGGAAGGGTGTGACCCTGATGTGGTGATTTGTAATTGTGTTATTGATGCTCTTTGCTTCAAGAAGAGGATTCCAGAGGCTTTGGAATTGTTTAGGGAGATGGGGGAGAGAGGTTGTGTCCCGAATGTTGTAACTTACAACTCACTTATCAAGCACCTATGCAAGATTCGGAGGATGGAAAAGGTGTATGAGATTTTGGATGAGATGGAAGAGAAGGGAGGGTGTTTGCCAAATGATGTAACTTTCAATTACTTGCTCAAGTCATTGAAGAAACCAGAGGAAGTTCCTGGTGTTTTGGAGAGGATGGAGAGATATGGTTGCAACATGTCAGGTGATACGTACAATTTGATCTTGAAGTTGTACATGAAGTGGGGTCATGAAGAGAGAGTTAGATGCACATGGGATGAGATGGAGAAAAGTGGTTTGGGACCTGACCGGCGTTCTTACACTATAATGATTCATGGTCTGTATGACAAGGGAAGCATTGAGGATGCTTTGAGCTATTTTAATGAGATGACATCTAAAGGAATGGTGCCAGAACCAAGGACTGAGATTCTGGTGAATGCCATGAAGGACAAGTTGAAAGAGCAAGAaggtgaaaaagaaaggaaagaaccaGGGAAAAATGGCAAATCACTTAGGCCTAGGTCTAAAAGGAGAAAGGAGAAGAGAACTGGGTAA
- the LOC18594052 gene encoding uncharacterized protein LOC18594052 produces MATSAISSLFDLAYACQPRNLQLNNFPSCHLKLAPSRSPSFTANLSHSFFSKGCLSMTTFQRSYHYTVVGMARRYASNSSLRKKLSRKKGGDRGKKNKRRRKRTNKRKGREGKKKKRKEFKVVRLVSAAGTGVFYAKKKSRQIKEKLKFRKYDPQVKQHVLFEEVK; encoded by the exons ATGGCGACCTCTGCTATCTCATCTCTCTTTGATCTTGCTTATGCTTGCCAACCAAGAAATCTCCAACTCAACAACTTCCCTTCTTGTCACCTCAAGCTTGCACCTTCAAGGTCTCCCAGCTTCACCGCAAATCTCTCTCATAGTTTCTTCTCCAAAG GATGTCTGTCCATGACCACATTTCAGAGGTCATATCATTATACTGTTGTTGGCATGGCCAGAAGATACGCTTCCAATTCTTCCCTGAGAAAG AAATTGAGTAGAAAAAAGGGTGGTGATAGAGGAAAGAAGAATAAGAGGAGGAGGAAGAGAACCAATAAGAGGAAGGGGAGGgaggggaagaagaagaagaggaaggaATTCAAAGTTGTCAGGCTTGTCTCAGCTGCTGGGACAGGTGTTTTCTATGCCAAGAAGAAGAGTAGGCAGATTAAGGAAAAGCTTAAATTCCGTAAATATGACCCTCAAGTGAAGCAGCATGTTCTGTTTGAAGAGGTGAAATGA
- the LOC18594053 gene encoding 30S ribosomal protein S20, chloroplastic, whose protein sequence is MASAVNCCLSSSCFTLQSKLKSLSLRNSADSSSYALHQNSSAFKTLSFSNNLSHNFFSKGSLSISTMTQNPIRRTVVCEAAPKKKADSAAKRARQAEKRRIYNKARKSEVRTRMKKVLEALDVLRKKPDAQAEEIFSIEKLIAEAYSVIDKAVKVGTLHRNTGARRKSRLARRKKAVEIHHGWYTPAPAGNAA, encoded by the exons ATGGCGAGTGCAGTTAACTGTTGCTTGTCTTCTTCCTGCTTCACTCTTCAATCTAAGCTCAAAAGCCTTTCACTCAGAAACAGCGCCGACTCTTCTTCTTATGCTTTGCATCAAAATTCCAGTGCTTTTAAGACTCTCAGTTTCTCCAACAACCTCTCTCACAATTTCTTCTCCAAAG GTAGTCTGTCTATTAGCACAATGACTCAGAATCCCATTCGTCGAACTGTTGTTTGTGAGGCTGCACCAAAAAAGAAGGCTGATTCTGCTGCTAAGAGAGCTCGTCAGGCTGAGAAAAGGCGAATTTACAATAAAGCAAGGAAATCTGAAGTAAGAACCCGGATGAAGAAG GTTTTGGAGGCACTGGATGTACTGAGGAAAAAACCTGATGCACAAGCTGAAGAAATCTTCTCAATTGAGAAACTAATTGCTGAGGCATACTCAGTGATCGATAAAGCGGTAAAAGTGGGAACACTGCATAGGAACACTGGAGCACGCAGAAAGTCACGTCTTGCTAGGAGAAAGAAGGCTGTAGAGATACACCATGGCTGGTATACCCCTGCTCCAGCAGGAAATGCCGCATAG